The genome window TGCAACATAAATTGTGTTAACCTGCACAGTGCAAAAGCATTACATGCGTGACAACATCCTCGTGAATTTCTCACGAGTTAAGAAACGCGCATCAGCGACACATCAAACTAATAACAACAATACCTCTCCATAAACTTTCCTCGTGGCTATTTATACCTGCCACTGGCGTGCTGAATGAAACCTTAGACTTACTTTTACAAGTGAGGACGTGAAGTCCAGCGACCAGCAGAGCGACGTAACGGGGATCCATGTCTGTCCGCGCTCTAGCCTTGCGTTTGGTGCGTGCGAGAACGCCACAGAGTCTCTATAGATGAGCAGCAGAGAGGGCAGATGTTCGCAGAGACCGCGCGTAAAGTGCGCACAGATCTGGAGGAGGGGCCTTGTGGGCTGCGCCCTACTACACGCCTTACAAAACTAATGCACTTTAAATATGGATAAAATGCAGTagaatttatttacatttatcatatGATGTATCATTAAGAGTACTAAACATGAAGTAAGATTTTCATTATGAAGACATATTTCAGATATGGAGCTGTGCTTGACCGAGAACGCAACAGGGCCATGGAGCCTGAAGCATTCCAGCCAGAGCTTTCTATACTCATCAAGGGTCATTATAAATGCTATTGTTCTTTATAATGAGGCTTTTAGTCGGCTTACTACATTGACTTTATATGAGAGGTCCGGCCTCAGTGGATGAAAAACAGATTCAGTTAGCTCGTAATACAATCATCTTTCCAGTTGACTGCCGCTGAGAACTAATCACAAGACAAACTAAGGGATATGTTTGAAAATAGGCTGAAGATTTCCCGTGAGACAATAAAGTCTAGAATCGGTTTGACATGGTTTATTTCTTTACATGACCAACTAAATCAAATCCTGAGATTCTCAGTTTCAAGTCCAGTGCTTAATATGATCAAATCAGGGTGATATGTAGGTGGGTCATTGACTGTAGTGTGTGAGTATGATGACAGCTGTGTTCAGGAGGCCTCAGGTAATGTTTGCTCACCTGGAGGAGAGCACAAGTGAGGCAATGTTCTAGTGACTACATATTCAGATGATCACATATCATCCATATCAGCATGATGTTAAATGAGATGTTTCTCTTTATAACGGAGGTTTACAAATTTGTTAggttaaaattatatattttttataaaatacattcttTATTGTATACTCCTGTGCCTTTTATTGTCCATTACAGTacctagactagactagaacaGAATTTCTATACTATGTAAATGTTACTGTGTTAGATAGCAACGGTTGACTTCTTAAACATTTTgggcattttaaaattatttcggaaaaagcatttttaaaacaaataattacatACTTCAGTTTTGCACACTCCTTCtgacaatttttttatgttgatatATTATGATGGTTCTCACTTTAGGgggttctgtcatcatttattcaccctcatgtcaacacctgtatatgatttttcttatgtgaaacacaaaagaaaatgtttttagaaatgtctcagcagttttgtgttcaaacaatggaagtcaacggagggcaaattttttaaatttgtattcTTGAGAAAAGAAACTAAATAAATGATTAGGCAATTTTCCTTttaaactatctctttaaaaacctaaaaataaaatgagctTCGTACATTTAGTTGTAAGGATTGAAGCTAAAGATGAAACAGACTTTTATACATTAATATATTCTGTTTATGTTCTCTGGAAGTCACATGGCTTAAACACTATTGTGTGTGAACACattttgaagtgcaattcctgTTGTCCTCATGTTCAGATTCTACAAATAACACAAGGAAGAAACACTCTTCACTTACTGACAATACACTCACTGTTTTAGAATCACTGTTTTACCACTAAGGTTAATTTCCTATCTTTGGTGCATGAAGTTGATAGGGAAGGATCACATGGGAAAACAAATTTTCACAGTACTTTAAGTTTTGGGTATGCTTCGCAGTGGAAAGTTTAACGTTCTAATCCCATTTCTAAAAAGTAACTGTTGTGTAAACTGTAATTTATACTGTTTGATTCTACACAAATGTTTGGCTTCCTGTTGTTTGTTAAAGTGTGTTTTTATCTTACAATCACGTTTTACAATGCAATCTGTAGGCCTAAACAGATTCTGTTGATGCACCATTTCTGTTAAAAGATCCATAGATTATACCACAATATAAAAATCGAACCTAAACTTCAAATATTTGCTGTATGTGGCTCTTGGCCACTCAAGACATCACGCAGTGTCTTTACTGATAATGATTAATCGTCAAGTACGAATGTGTTTCTTTAAGTGGCGGAAAGACCCTTGCCTTAGCCTCCATGACAGTTAGGAGGAAGGAAATAGGAAAAAGTCATTCTTTCCATGCTGGACCCTGGGGAAAGTTTTTTGGAGTTGTCTGCTTGAATGAGAGAGGCTAttgtctgtggaacacaagggTGGTGGCTGTAAACGTCAGAAGAGTGAAGGGGCTCAAGGGCAACGGCATTTAGGGTCCCACTCCCACAGTATGTGCACACAGATTCTTCACAAAAACAGGGATTGTTTCAGAAAGGCACAGACATCAATGCTCTTCATCCTGGCATAAGGCTGTTGCTATGCTGATGTGaagatataaataacttaaagttTGTCCTGGTCTTTTGGGAACTTTTGGTAAACACAAGAATCCATGAATATGAATCTTGTTGAATCTTCATGAAATTCGCTGATTCTTGTGGCTTGAATAAGCTACATTTGGCTGAGAATCACTGTTTTACCACTAAGGTTAATTTCCTATCTTTGGTGCATGAAGTTGATAGGGAAGGATCACATGGGAAAACAAATTTTCACAGACTAAGAATCCATGGGACTGGTAATTTCAATGTATCAATATTTTCTCTACCCCATGTACAGTATGCTTCCTTCTTATCATTCTTATTAAGCAGTGTTGAACTTGGCTGGAGTCTGTGGGTTGCTGTGGTATGTGGGGTCATAGCATAGGTTGTGACCAGACTGCACACCAGTGGTTTCTACTGTTCAGAGTTTGAGTTTTCCCATAGAAACATCTGGATTACTGAATCAAGTCTGTCTCTGACTAACTATTAATAGTTCTTTGGTAAAATTCCTGAGTCAACAGACACCAGATACAAGTTAAAAagtagtttacccaaaaatgtaaattctgtcatcatttactgagcCACGTtccatttgatttcatttttggataaacaaAGCTGTTAGTTTCAGGAGCATTTTATATCCTTGTTGACCCTAAAAGGAGACATTAGGCAGGATGTAAAATGCTCATATTCAAATGGCACACTTCTTCATTTTGTGATAAACGGATAAAACGGATaaaatacaggtttgtaacaacatgagacagatatattttttagaTGAAGAAAGTAAAAGTCaactgacaaacaaacaaacaataaataattaaatctaaGAATGAAGAATTAACCTAACAATCAAAAATATGCTGTGTGGACGTTAACTAAAACGGTTTGTCATAACACCCACAAGTATCATCATAtttgagaggaaaaatgttttCTTAAGAAATGGgccaatgtaaaaaaaaaataacaatagaaCAGTCACTGACAAAATAATCTGTTGTTGCAATTAGGGAAAAAATGTTAGCAGAGATAAGCATTTCCTTTATTGCTCAAGGTTGCAAGGACAGAAAAAAGACTTGTCAGCTTAATAGTCTGGAAGTGACCAGTAGAAATGCAAAAACAGCAGTCATATTTTGCTTTATTCTCCAGAAGGAAATCTGTCAAAAGAAATGAATCCTCCAAGGCTTTGTTATTTCCAAATGGGGGCTCAGATCAgtatagtttgtttgttttcccaaGAGACCTTACCCGAGAATGTGTACTTGGCCTCAAGCGGAGGTTAAGTCCCTGACAATGTTTAGCAGAGAAACTAAGAAAATGTGTgcacaataacaataataagaaagaaagaaagaaagaaagaaagaaagaaagaaagaaagaaagaaagaaagaaagaaagaaagaaagaaagaaagaaagaaagaaagaaagaacactAAATGTTGCATGATATTCTTCAAAATCGTGTTTCTGCGCAATCTGAGTGGCGTGTTGATGCGCTTCAaacacttttgtgttttgttgtgagGCGGAAACAACGGACTGAAACAGCTAGAGAGAAGCACAGCATTCTAGTCAAATAATAACCGcaagaaatattttttcttagtCTTGGAGCTTCAGTAAACAACGTGACAGCTCGGCTAACACAATATACAAAGAATGAATGGTTACAGCGCTGTTCTTGGACTATAAATATTAGCAATCAGCGAACATGGACGCTTTCTGTTTTCAAACGTAAACATCCGCTGAACAGTTCATGGCCATGTGTGAGGAGCTACTCTACTATGCTAACCGTGTTTAAACTCTATTTTGTCTTTCTACACCATCTAAGGAGTGTTTTTCTCAGCGAAGGCTCAGCTAAAATACGACTCGACGGGACATTTTCAGCGGTTTGCCAAGACGCGTTTTACGTTACTTGTGATGCGAATGGGGTAGATGCTAGCTAGCTTTGCTAGCGAACCTGTTTGTTTCAGATCGGTAACTACTACAAAACATGTTATCGGTTTTGTTTTGTAGTGCGAGAGcacacataaaacaacaaatgatACATTCAAATTCAGTCAACTAAGGTGATACCGAGAACATTGCACAAGAGGGTATCCTTATTATGGGTCTGTTGCACTTTGTTTTCAGTACAATTGGGAAATGCATAGATATCATTGGCCTCCTTCTGGATTTAAACTTTGTGATTGTCAGCTCAATAATTCAGCTGTTGGTGGCAGTGATCTCTTTTGTCAATAGTTTACCCATGCTACTCATAAATTCTGTGTTGGAGTGCTGGAATATCACTCTATTTTGCATAATCACAATGAGGGACGGGGTGACTGTTGTGACACACAACATGGTCGGAGGCTGGTCGCAGTTAATCGGAGGCGCGCTGGAAAGCTTCAAGATGATCGGATACTTGTCTTCACATTTATTGTTCCGCACCAAAGAGCTTCTCCACCGTGGACTGCTGTCGGGACATGGCTTGCTACGGCAGGCCTGGGAGGGTTGTGGCATCGTGTTCAGCCTGTTGCTGTACTTCATCAACACAATCATCAACCTCCTGCTCATTGGAACACAAAATTTATATGCTGTGTTGGTCAGCATGGTGGAAGCTGTATCCTGCCCTTTGCAGAAAGCTGTTGAGTTGACATTGACTGTGCTTACTTTTCTTTACAGTACTCTTGTGGGCACCTCCATCCTTTTGTGGACACCATGCAGACTGGCCATGGAGTTCCTGGGGTCCGTGTGCCACGTCTTTGTCAGCGTATTTCTGCTCAACTCTTATGGGCTGTTGCTCACCCTGGTCATCATTGCGAGTGCCACTGTGTACCTGAACCCTGTACTCGCTCGACAAGGAGCTTTGCATATTGTCAATTACATTAACACAGTACCTGTCCTTCAGCGTCTCCGTTGGACAGTGCACCGTCTCAGAGTGCTTGAAAGGAACGTGTGGCAGCGACTCGCCTGGCATCGCAGTCGGATAAGCCTCTGGGCGGTGGCTGCGCGAAGAGAAGCTGGCATGGCTGTGGACAGGGAGGGTGGACAACCAGAGCCTCACCAAGAGCAGAGAGCACCTCAAGCTGGGGGAGACCAGGTGGCGGAGGATGCACCCCAAGATGCCCAGCAAGTGGACGAACCTCTCGACCTGCCTCTCCCCAGTTCCAGTACTCACAGGCCCCTGCGGAAATTTCCCTCTGAGGATTGTTGCAAAGGCCCTCCAACTGAAAACCTACTGACACTTTTACAGGAGCAGGAGGAGAGGAAGAAGTGTGTTATTTGTCAGGACAGCACTAAGACTGTTGTGCTGCTACCTTGTCGTCACTTGTGCTTGTGTAGAGTCTGCACCAACATTTTGCTGAGCCAACCCATCTACCAACACAACTGCCCTCTTTGTCGCCACATGATCCTACAGACCATGGACGTGTATCTCTGATGGACTTGTTTACTAATCTGTTTTTGTCTCAGGATTTTTGAGCAGCACTGCTCTTGGTGGAGATGTTTTTCCtgtcaaaatctttttttttttgttcattccACTAATGACTTATCTCCACTATTGATTGTGTATAGATTAAATAACATGCTTTTATATATTCAGATATGATTGTGATGTTGAGGCTGACAACTGTGACAGTGCTTTCTTATGTTTTTATACTCGCTGTCATTTTCTCATAATCATCTTTTGTAGCAACACTATTTTTGTCATATTACATGAATGTAAGCTTTGTATTAAACAAACGCTGGGTTAGTTGTGAAAGTTTTTGTGCAGTATGGTC of Triplophysa rosa linkage group LG14, Trosa_1v2, whole genome shotgun sequence contains these proteins:
- the rnf26 gene encoding E3 ubiquitin-protein ligase RNF26, producing MGLLHFVFSTIGKCIDIIGLLLDLNFVIVSSIIQLLVAVISFVNSLPMLLINSVLECWNITLFCIITMRDGVTVVTHNMVGGWSQLIGGALESFKMIGYLSSHLLFRTKELLHRGLLSGHGLLRQAWEGCGIVFSLLLYFINTIINLLLIGTQNLYAVLVSMVEAVSCPLQKAVELTLTVLTFLYSTLVGTSILLWTPCRLAMEFLGSVCHVFVSVFLLNSYGLLLTLVIIASATVYLNPVLARQGALHIVNYINTVPVLQRLRWTVHRLRVLERNVWQRLAWHRSRISLWAVAARREAGMAVDREGGQPEPHQEQRAPQAGGDQVAEDAPQDAQQVDEPLDLPLPSSSTHRPLRKFPSEDCCKGPPTENLLTLLQEQEERKKCVICQDSTKTVVLLPCRHLCLCRVCTNILLSQPIYQHNCPLCRHMILQTMDVYL